CTGGATTGCTGCTTTGACACCGCCATTGTCTTTCCAAGACCCGATTCGACCCGACCTGATTCCAGCATACCTAGCTGGTTTCTCTCACAACCAGTCGTCAGTCGAAGATTTTTTTCCAGCCGCACTAAATCATGGTGGTTCGGCCCAGTACCCTGATGATGTTCGACGTAGATTGGCCTATCTTCAAATGCAGATTTCAGATTTGGAAACAGCCCTTGGCCCAAACCCTCAATCAGTCACCACAGAGAATTCGGTAAATTCGTTCTCTATTTTGCCCAATACAACTTATTTAACTAGCTCAATGGGAAATACTGTAGGATTTCTAGTAGAAGAAAAACTGAATGGGGAGAATTATTTTTTCTGGTCCCAGTTGATTAGAATGGCCCTCGAAGGAAGGCACAAATTCGGTTATCTAACAGAAGAAAGTCTGAAACCTATCCCAGGCGATCCTCAAGAAAGAATCTGGAAAAGGGAGGATTCTCTATTACGTTATGTCCTCATCAATAGTATGGAGCCACAGATTGGCCGACCCTTACTGTATGCAGCAACTACTAGAGATATCTGGGAGGAAGCCAGGGATCTGTACTCAAAGTCACAAAACGCATCTCGATTGTACACATTACACAAACAGGTCCATGAGTGCAAGCAAGGGACCATGGATGTTACTTCCTACTTTAATAAATTATCAGTATATTGGCAAGAGATGGACCTTTACCGAGAAATTGTCTGGAACTATACACAAGATGGGGCCCAGTACTTGAAACTTGAAGAGGCAGATCAGGTGTATGTGTTTTTGGCTGGATTGAACCCAAAATTTGACAGTTTTCGGAGTCACATATTAGGTCAATGTTGACTTGAAATGTCTTTTATACTAAGTACGATTATTCACACTACTCATGGATGGATGTAATGCAAGTTCATGTCCccagcaacgacgccataaacttgcaACGATAATTTTTATATCTTTCGACATACaacatgtggacaaatatgagtGTATGTGGACAAATATCTAcactttatgtgatactacttctagatatatgcgtTATTACTGAAATGCTTGTAttatgctatgcattgtcacaagtttccttgcgctgaaaccaagtataattccaacgcaagtttctcagagtaatctgaggttgaacatagggattgttgtcgttagtGTGTtgcatttgtgatatatgcgaccggtgtttttacaattaataaagtgtgtgtttgtacaggaaataaattgtggtaaagtaaaattgtgcagataaactaaagttgcagtaataaaataaattgcgataaaaataaacctaagctaacttgatgcaagatacaagatacatgatatacatgatgttgagttcgagactgactgtgaaatTTATACAAAGGATTGCGGTATGTGATGGCAaggctttatggatgaatcagaaggagaaagaataattagtacaaacgtcgcatgtttgttaattgcgttaaagatataactaagaTTCCGCTTTcgcttggcatacacctctcggtgatcgacaacgttcccatatctctatggtgaaatagggatgcacgtggtgaacgcaaggttgcttccatcacTGGAAGTACTTCTAGCTTTAGtgaacgcattcttctaaccctctctcgataggcgaaatgacatcttcacttctgctctcacaggtgaagatgtcgtctagcatgccttgattaaacataattatttctttaaccaattaattcattttctcaattattgctaattatccaagggattaaaaaaacatcatggaaaaagtgaaacatggatgaacggaaataggcaaagagatggagatggaaatgatcataacatttaattatagaattaagagtctaatacatggtgtgaatgatagaaacaaatacagaagagtgtcaactaAGTATTGCATACTTGAAAGAATTGTTACTTGGTtgtattgaaaagaaaaaaataactaagtatacaagggaatacaattaacgcaatacattttttttttttttttgcatgtacaaagaatcaaagacaTTAGCTTccatacataaaaaaataataaataaagttataaataaaagaatgactacaataaaaaaaaaaaagggaagttattgaggaggaggaggaagtTCTAGTGGAGGATTTTGGTGAGGTACACGAGAAGCTTCTTCAAAGTGTAGATGCTACTCGAGAtgtggaggcaccatgggaccatgaagatatgctgtcaagaagttgaagtactcatggttgcgctctgcTAGTTGCCTCTGGTTCAGTTGGATCGTATAGATGTTGCGTTGAATATTGATCATCACATGCCTTGTCATGGCAGCATTGCGTTGTAAATCTTCTACTCACTCGTTTACCACTTCTATTCTCTGGCAGAAGAAGGCCTGTTATTGGGAGAAGAGTTCTTGTTGTTGGGTAAGAAGGGTTCGCATATCTGCTAGTTCAGTAGCTAAGGAGGCAATGGTAGGTTGTGCCTGCAATGTTTCGCCATcaacgttttggggttgggaagaagtgccttcacccaaattttgtgggtcatcaacatgtggCAGTGGAAAGGGACGTTACGGTGATGATGCTGAAGGTGATGATGGAGCTACTGGATATGCGGTTGGAGAATTGGAGGCAAGGAGAAGGTTGGTGAAATTCTcgggaagggaagaagaaggttgtataggagggcttggagggcgaattatcaaaggcaaagggtccaagggttctGGTTCTTGCATTGGTGAGTCTTGGAATTTCCCCTTTCCTTTTGTCATCTTTGCGCTGTTTCTTTTGCTTGGGTTGCTACGGCGCATTTAAATCAATGACGGGCCTCTTCAATGGGAGCTCGGGGCAgtgtggggaatctttgaggagcaacctcaaaatcttaACATTTATGAGGCCATGAACTTCAGGCATGGGGTTCTTCCTCAATGCCTACACCCATTGATAGGCATAAACTTGAGACAGTCCATGGGAAGAAATACTGACCTCTTATGtgccccacaaaacctcgaatttGTCTTGCGATCAACTTCCGCACATCGATTGGAATGTCGCCCgcaatgcaatatgcggccatgactcgatccctCAAAATTTTTGTCATGGGAAGTCGGGATGAGTCGTCGTTTTACCAAATATACCTAAAGTCACGTCTCGGGAAGCAGTGTCTTGGATGCCAGAGTTCTGATGCCTTTTAATGAAACCGTCCACTTAGTGTTCGGTTGCGTTAATGTTTGCAGCGCATCTTCCATCTGCTCTTCAgtaggatcatcaatgattttattaccCAGCGCATCTGGGTTGCTCTTCATCAAGTCTAATTCATTGATGTCTCTTGCGCTGAAAGACACCATTtgcccttttatggtcaccacatccttggtgccatgtagTCGTCCGTTGTAGAAGTCGCACACTACCTTTAGAATGACGATGACTGGCCACTGGCAAAATGTTTCCCATCCGTGCTCCAGTACAACGCTTGTAATCAGGTCTGGTAGTGGCGTTGGCGCTGGAAAAAATCCCATCTCCATCAGCATATCAtcgttttctctcttcttcgaTGGACGCCTCTTAGCCAACGCGGGCTCGCTACTTTTTACAACtgctttgcccttttctttgGTCAACGCAAGGTGGGATTCTTGCCTTTGTTTCCTTTGCCTTGCCTTGCATTGTTCCTCCTTCTCCTGTTTAGCAAGTTCCTTgcccttcttctctcttatgcaCTGAACGTTTTCTCGGCgcttcctttctttttcctctttcttcttcctttcttcttcttcttcttctcttttttcttcttcaatttccttttcaaattGCTCAGAGGCTAGTAAAATGTGCTGTTCCTCTTCgagccttttcctttcttcttctgctgaAATCTCATTGTTGCGGCACACCTCTtcatcttgtaattttctttttcgaCTACCTTCTACGATGATGAGTTTTGCTTTTAacattttctccttcttctcttcttcctcctttcttCTCCTCTCCTACTCTTCTAACATATCTATCAAAATTGGAGGGTCAATGgttgacccttgcggcgcattctccttgtGACGCCGTGTCAAGGGGGTGATTTCTACATCTTCTCCTTCGTCAGTCGCGACCGTTTGCGGTGTTTCATGTTGTGCTGATTCTCTTAGTTGCGTTAATTCCCCCTTTTCCTCCCTCCCAGAGGTGGATTCTCCGTCCAGTTCTGGGCTCTCAGCCTTCTTTCTcctctcttcctctttcttcagGTGCCTCTCTTCCCGCCTACATTCCTTCTTCTCATCTGTCCTCCGTTCCTTCTTCTTGATTGGATGGGCTTCCTCATTTCCTTCAGCCCTCTtctctttgatcttcttcttcttcttctcctcttcaACCACTTTAGACAGCTTCTCCGCCGTCGCTTCCTCCAAAGCGACCCTGATAggtccctcataggattctGCATTAgtagtttccttaggatccaaGATTGCCAGAGCACTTCTCCTTGATGCTTTCTCCATCTCCTCCTCCAAAGGCAGTgggtcctttttttttttttttattaaagaaaaaaaaatcattagttAAGGCTTTATTTTGATATCCAAGAAGTTGTTCTTCTCTACTGAAAGTGGAGAATTATTTTTAGTATTACGGGAATACTATATCTCCTTGTCCACACTATAAATTTGTCTTTATAAAACTTTGTGGACCCTACATTAATATTAGTGGGTTTCACACAAAGAATTCAACCATCTTTTGAGACGTTCCTCCAAAAagaatgtcatcaacataaatttgaacaatAATAAACTTTTGATAAGATCTCTTTAGTTTCAGCTGATGGGGTTAGcattgattcccaaaagatagaagcaatcgTTAATTGAGAACGACGCCTGAATGTAACCGAAGTACGAAGTTTTCTGGGTTTAtcaggttattataggagattcacGAAGGgattttctaagatagctcggTTGGTTCACAACCCCAGCTTTGGGCAGTCCTCCTCCTTTCTCCAAGTTGCTGAGTATACTCCCAAACACCTCCTTGTCATCCTGTTTCTTCTTTTCCCTTTCAGAGGACAATGTTGGGAGTAGGGTGCTTTCTAAGCTCTACCGCTTTTTGAACTGGAGTGGCCTGTCTGCTAAGGGATTTCGCCGGGGTCTTCCGGCGACTCGAGGGATGGTGTGTGGCTGGGCGGCGAGACGACGGCTGGCTGTAAGGAATGCCGCCTCTCGCATAGAGAGTTGGCTTTCGAGGGTGATGAGGGTAAAGAAGATGGTTGGGGAGACTGATTTTCCATGGATGCTAGAGTAAAAGAACTCAGAAATTTTTTTAGGGTTTTGGGAAGGAAGAAAGTTTAGTATGCAAAGTTCTAGGGTTTCTATTTGAAAAATGATGCAAGTAAACGACCTAAGACGAAGAGACGGAATTTATAGGTTTTGCCTTGATGAGCCCAACGCAAATTCTACGGTGGCAGACCTCACATTTATGAAATTGTAGAGTCGTGCGTCCTTTCGTCTACAGATtcatcatttccttggaagCTAAAGCGATTAGACATCtcaatttgcaaaaaaaaatttctttggCATTTTATTTGGATGGGCGCAAGGTTAAGAGCCAACGCAATGAATTTACCAATGCAAATGCATTTTTGCAGAgaacgggcaacaacgcatttatccccgcaacacacctcTTAACTctatgcatttctggaggacgggcgtacggtatttctaccagtgcaacactacctcaacatagtgcatttttgctaaggacgggcaaagaacacatacgagcgcaacacacccctcaacgtaatgcatttgagttggatgaacgcaaagtgtatcttgttggtacaagatgcacccaccatcgcaatgcataccggatgttgattgttttgttattattattttttttttcatcaacgcaagtcatATGGACCTTGCAGTAATAATTCTCTTCTTATTAAACAATCCTTCACCAGGTTTTAAGAATAACGCATTTAATACGGAAAAGTAAGGAATATAAAGAGAACACggaaataaatgcaagagaaTTAAATGAAGCATAAATTCATAacgcaataaaaaaaattgaatgaagcaataaatgaaaaagttcataaagcaataaagaaaGGAATTAAGAAAGCATGTAAACATAGAATTTAGAGATATGGATCGGAAGATAGTTTTCCATGATGaacgcaatccacacctccgTAGGCGGTCCAGATTTCCTGCACAATGTCTTCAAGGAAATTGTTCCTTCCCATAAGACCCAGGGGCTTCGGAATTGCTCGGCAACGTTCCAGGTGTTCTATTACGTAACTCGGATGCCAGCTAACCTACttgaatctccaaatttctaattGAAGACGCCTGTGCCTGCATCACcgcatcatttttatccatgtattgcTTGAGCAGGGACTCCAATGAATTACTAGAGGTGTTAGAGGAGGATGGTTGATGTTGCGGTTGTCTCTGTTGCCCTTGATTATGATTTTGGTGAAATGGTGGAGGGTTTCCTTGATTCCTTGAGTTGCTATTCTGATGGTTACTTGACCCACCTTGGTTATGAATCCCTCCCCAACTCAAATTAGGGTGATTCCTCCAACCAGGATTGTTCTGGATAGCACATACTTGCTGCATGctcgatgggcacatttccaTTGCATGGCTTCCTCCACAATTTACACAACTGATTACGGCCACTTGTGCCGACGCATTGGGTTGCGCTGATCCTTGggagagggcaccttgattaagCGCCATCGACTAAAGGATAGAGGTCACCACTCTTTTCTAGCTCCAtcgtgaaatggaaaagaaaactatgaacaaaggtgtgaacttgtaaagtgatgaagtaatcgattgcttaaccccttctctgaagaatgcacttggtatttatagggcatcaaaggtgaaaggcggcttctctctcctggttgtacagatgggacagctttaattcttgattgacgCGCTAAATAgcttgtcaccgataaagctggatgtactttgtgaccgttatcggctgtcaacttaatttggatccaaaTGCtgtcagctttttgtcccatcaatcttaattttcctttcgtccagatgcgtccaccatgttgcggtgattcttcttgggtggatgtttgcgagcacgatcaatgcaaagtcttgcgaagaagttgcgctcgatcgatgtattcctatgatcgcattctttgcattgtgttagctattattctgcacaaaaatatagagatcaactgccctaatgcgttggatgcatgcgaccgcaatattgtagaatttatgcttaatgaacgcaatttaacatattctatcaacgccatccaacattgtttaagaacttagtactatgataacgtgcatttctgtccgttatcacaccctcaactttaaacaatgtttgtcctcaagcataagctaaagattcctttagcaacttAACCACAAAATTCTTTTCttaaatttctcaaggatacttcattcaaatcctatatactagaattttcttaagttttattcaagtctactcttaaaatatttctaagacttagggactgcaagtttaactttcaaaaggactttaatAAATTCTggaacattgcatgatttatttcaaaaagaaaatttctacCGGGGTGACAAAatatttatccttgcacaaaaattttctttattgctatttttttttctaaccttgtGCTGAtacgagtgccttgccttcgttttggcttgcccccacgggtgtcatgcgaacatccaactacgagcaatgcacttttttctcagactaaactcataccgagtTGGCATTGGAGTTACGGTTATTGATTTATACATTGATCCTGGTaatttactttcattttggcttgcccccacgtgtgtcatgcagacatccaactatgggtaagtgcctttcacaacttaactcttatcaacttGGGTTTCCCCTttgtgttgacagtggagttgttattctcaatttttttttttatagaactgaaaatagcaaggtcgaaataaatacctcacccccaaatttaaaatgcggcaatgtccccattgccaaaagattaaaataagttatgTGATGTTCTAGAAtacgttgtaaagagagtttgaaagaaagctagcaaacccctaacttccagaaatattttatgaggtgactatcttaagattaagttgactctaatatatacgaaagaaatagaagcacattttttcatcattgaaattttacttggcaaagaaacaaaatgtagtaaactactaaatttatctacttgctaAAGGATTGTGATAATCAAGAaggatgtggtgataaaacttCAAAAAGcgaaatgcaatgtgatagcgcaaaatttgaaataaagataaggaagagtacaccgccaaattttgcgttgtcgcctGGATTGTGTTGacgcatccatccttgcggcgatctttGTTCTGTGGGTTgcagtgatggaataagatgaaTGCTTCTTCACGTAATATCATCGCAATCCAGTGCATCGat
This DNA window, taken from Benincasa hispida cultivar B227 chromosome 6, ASM972705v1, whole genome shotgun sequence, encodes the following:
- the LOC120079292 gene encoding protein PXR1-like, giving the protein MEKASRRSALAILDPKETTNAESYEGPIRVALEEATAEKLSKVVEEEKKKKKIKEKRAEGNEEAHPIKKKERRTDEKKECRREERHLKKEEERRKKAESPELDGESTSGREEKGELTQLRESAQHETPQTVATDEGEDVEITPLTRRHKENAPQGSTIDPPILIDMLEE